In Sphingobacterium sp. lm-10, one DNA window encodes the following:
- a CDS encoding helix-turn-helix domain-containing protein, whose protein sequence is MEEIHHFDSVTKYNAFNNNGTRHPLVSIVYLDKAEPRHNRKLRYDFYTVFLKKIHCGDLRYGLANYDYEEGSLIFLAPGQVIGQHSEEYYHPQGLALVFHPDLLAGTTLGKQIDRYHFFSYRVHEALHLSETERKVIMDCFTNIEFELEHAIDKHSKQLIISNIELFLNYCTRFYDRQFITRENVNKGVLVQFEKLLNDYFTADLALEYGLPAVAYFAEKLHMSPNYFGDLIKKETGKSAQEYIQNKLMDRAKMKMYDPEKSIQLISSELGFKYPQHFTRLFKQRLGITPNEYRKKL, encoded by the coding sequence ATGGAAGAGATACATCATTTTGACTCGGTCACCAAATACAATGCATTCAACAACAACGGCACACGGCATCCGTTGGTAAGTATTGTATATCTGGACAAAGCAGAACCACGGCATAATCGCAAGCTGCGTTACGACTTTTATACCGTTTTTTTGAAGAAGATTCACTGCGGAGATTTGCGCTATGGTTTGGCTAATTACGATTACGAAGAAGGATCGCTGATTTTTCTGGCACCTGGGCAAGTGATTGGTCAGCATAGCGAAGAATATTACCATCCACAAGGGTTAGCATTGGTGTTTCATCCGGATTTGTTGGCAGGTACTACCTTAGGGAAGCAGATAGATCGCTATCATTTTTTCTCTTACAGAGTGCATGAAGCACTTCATTTATCAGAGACCGAACGCAAGGTGATCATGGATTGTTTTACGAACATTGAATTCGAATTGGAGCATGCCATTGATAAGCATAGTAAGCAATTGATCATTTCCAATATTGAGTTATTTTTGAATTATTGTACGCGTTTTTATGATCGACAATTTATCACACGTGAAAATGTAAACAAGGGGGTTTTGGTGCAATTCGAGAAACTGCTCAATGATTATTTCACTGCTGATCTCGCTCTAGAGTATGGCCTACCGGCCGTTGCCTATTTTGCAGAAAAGCTGCACATGTCTCCCAACTATTTTGGAGATTTGATTAAGAAAGAAACCGGAAAATCGGCACAAGAATATATCCAGAATAAGCTGATGGATAGGGCTAAAATGAAGATGTACGATCCTGAAAAATCTATCCAGCTTATCTCTTCAGAGTTGGGTTTTAAGTATCCACAACATTTCACCCGTTTATTCAAACAACGCCTCGGCATTACCCCAAATGAGTATCGAAAGAAACTATAA
- a CDS encoding DoxX-like family protein, translated as MRNISLYPILTYLIAGIWLVNGLLCKVLDLVPRHERIVAAILGAPFSREFTLFIGIAEIIMAIWICSGYQSRLNAIGQITIILSMNLLEALLVPDLLLWGYMNIVYASIFCGVIYYWGFVLKAKEKRKRI; from the coding sequence GTGAGAAATATTTCTTTATATCCTATTCTAACCTATCTCATCGCGGGAATTTGGCTTGTTAATGGTTTGCTCTGCAAAGTGCTAGATCTTGTACCCAGACATGAAAGGATTGTTGCTGCAATCTTAGGTGCACCATTTTCCAGAGAATTTACCCTATTCATTGGTATTGCAGAAATTATTATGGCGATTTGGATATGTTCGGGCTATCAATCACGATTGAATGCGATCGGCCAAATAACGATCATCTTATCCATGAATCTATTGGAGGCTCTCCTTGTCCCAGACTTATTGCTTTGGGGTTACATGAACATAGTGTATGCCAGTATATTCTGTGGGGTAATCTACTATTGGGGATTTGTGTTAAAAGCTAAAGAAAAAAGGAAAAGAATATGA
- a CDS encoding DUF2071 domain-containing protein — protein sequence MIGKLKNHPFPVKAHFDESVVLTFAVPKEQLQPLIPERMQLDTYQDQWAFVAVALVQTSRLRPAIFPGWMGHNFFLIGYRIFVRYTNRAGKRLRGLYILKSQTDTWKMTFLGNLFTHYQYEHIDINRSSTGNIQHINSNKSNFHLSWNSDGKEHAMPSGSPFDNWKEARKFAGPLPHTFSSREAGKSVLIVEGKRQDWIPTPIEVLDYQIGFLDYLKLEEIVLASAFKIDNVPYSWNKGILELW from the coding sequence ATGATCGGCAAACTGAAGAATCACCCCTTTCCGGTGAAAGCGCATTTCGACGAATCCGTTGTACTTACCTTTGCAGTACCAAAAGAACAGCTGCAACCTTTAATACCCGAACGGATGCAATTAGATACCTATCAAGATCAGTGGGCTTTTGTAGCTGTAGCCTTGGTACAAACCTCGCGCTTGCGCCCGGCCATTTTTCCTGGATGGATGGGGCATAATTTTTTTCTAATTGGCTATCGAATTTTTGTTCGATACACTAATCGGGCAGGCAAACGCCTTCGTGGCTTGTATATCTTAAAATCTCAAACTGATACCTGGAAGATGACTTTTCTAGGCAACCTATTTACGCATTACCAATACGAGCACATAGATATAAATAGATCTTCTACAGGCAACATACAGCATATTAATTCTAATAAATCTAATTTTCATCTATCGTGGAACTCCGACGGAAAGGAGCATGCTATGCCGAGCGGATCTCCCTTTGACAACTGGAAGGAGGCCAGAAAATTTGCAGGTCCGTTGCCGCATACCTTTAGTAGTCGTGAAGCAGGAAAATCAGTGCTCATTGTAGAGGGTAAAAGGCAAGACTGGATACCCACTCCGATTGAGGTTCTAGATTATCAAATTGGTTTTCTAGATTATTTGAAATTAGAAGAAATTGTTTTGGCCAGCGCATTTAAAATCGACAATGTACCATATAGCTGGAACAAGGGTATATTGGAGCTATGGTAG